The genome window TGAATAagaaattgatttattcttttcAATAAATGGATACAGCTATATTTCACGGAAAGGGCATTAGAAAGAATGCAGAGTTGGCTCTGCCATGTAAAGTCAATGAAGAtgagtgtgtttgtgcatgtgtccAGTATTTGtttctgcatgtgtgtgtgtgacaattTTAATGGAAATTAAGATTGGATGCATTGATTTGAAAGAAATGTGCATTAGAATTGAAAAAGAAAGTCATAATGTAATAGAAAAACTATTTTGTTGGCTATTTTCCATTGTGGAACACTGTTGCCATTCTTAAATACCActccaaaaaatatttttcaaaaatttGTTTTGATATGTCTAATTGAAGCTATTTCGTGTAATAAAAacttatgtgaaaaaaaaattcattgtTAGAACATAATTGCGTGCCATAGAGGGTTAAATATTCGAATGAGCTGAAAATAATGTTAACATATAAATGAGTTTATCTTgttaatttgttatatttaaatCCTTGATGTGTGATTGTATTGTCTTGTTTGATCATGTAACTTTATTTCCATTTAATGGGATTTTGGGGAGGTGGTTTTATAAGACCTCAGGGTCTTCTCACTCTCTCCtgcacagtattttcattttttcttttttattggatttgcaaagctgtattttaaatgttatatgtgcaaataaactttcaactttcaactttcaatgcattttaactttggtcacaattatttataaaaaaaagaaaatatcatgCATTACAACATAGAATATAAATACCTTTATAATGCATTAagtaaagtaaaaacaaaatgttCAGCAAGTGTGTTGCTTTAACTTATTTTAATTAAGCAATTGTAACAAgtagaaaaaatatgttttttttttcagtttgacaGTGCTTGTGAAAGActattgttttgtaaaatgttCTGAATCTTACACATTGATGGAATTCGGGCGATAGCATTGAAATGTTGCGTTACGACACGTAAGGCATCGGAGATAAAGAACGTGAGCGCAGCGGCTGGAAATTAGCATCCCCGCTGCTGCTTCCTGTACTTCCACAAACAGCAGCATCTATATCCTGGACGTCCATATCGGGCTCCTCGGGTAGCGCTGGAGCTCCAGGGTCTCCAGGTTTAGGCAGGCTTGAGGTGGTGGAGGACACGTTCATGCTCCCTGCACCTCCACACACCGACAGAGCCTCGTTCACTCGACCCGATCCGTAACGCAGGTTAAAGGAACCCGTAGCGACAGAGGACGACGGACTTCCTTCCCCTTCGGGATGGTAGCATATAGTGGAGTACTTGTCATAGTCCGAGTCCATTTTGGAGAAGTCATTGGTTGCTGCTTTTGTGTTTGAACAACCTGAATTAGCCGAGGACCCTGctgcaaaacattaaaaaaaaaaacattgatcagGTCACAAACACTTTTTAGCATAAA of Garra rufa chromosome 10, GarRuf1.0, whole genome shotgun sequence contains these proteins:
- the LOC141344845 gene encoding B-cell lymphoma/leukemia 10-like isoform X2 — protein: MDVTHLTEDEMADIKKEAIDRLRPYLVDKIIAERHFDYLRSKKILTREDTEEISCRTTRGRRTSKLLDILAENPRGLDMLIESIKWGRTLNFIIAKITDEVQRVKNERLEALKGSSANSGCSNTKAATNDFSKMDSDYDKYSTICYHPEGEGSPSSSVATGSFNLRYGSGRVNEALSVCGGAGSMNVSSTTSSLPKPGDPGAPALPEEPDMDVQDIDAAVCGSTGSSSGDANFQPLRSRSLSPMPYVS
- the LOC141344845 gene encoding B-cell lymphoma/leukemia 10-like isoform X1; the protein is MDVTHLTEDEMADIKKEAIDRLRPYLVDKIIAERHFDYLRSKKILTREDTEEISCRTTRGRRTSKLLDILAENPRGLDMLIESIKWGRTLNFIIAKITDEVQRVKNERLEALKAGSSANSGCSNTKAATNDFSKMDSDYDKYSTICYHPEGEGSPSSSVATGSFNLRYGSGRVNEALSVCGGAGSMNVSSTTSSLPKPGDPGAPALPEEPDMDVQDIDAAVCGSTGSSSGDANFQPLRSRSLSPMPYVS